In the genome of Thunnus maccoyii chromosome 15, fThuMac1.1, whole genome shotgun sequence, one region contains:
- the chtopa gene encoding chromatin target of PRMT1a, with amino-acid sequence MSAASSQKVVLKSTTKVSLNERFTNMLKNKQPTAVSIRATMQQQHLASARNRRLAQQMENRPSVQAALNHKQSLKQRLGKSNIQARLGRPVGALMRGGAAGGRGGMRGMTRGGLRGRGRGGLMRGALSLRGKRVSTGGPMRGRGSAGRLAMRRGGRHRGGAPGRGGALSRGAARGGIARGRGGLRGRGGFAGRGGRGRGRGRGVGRPTVTREQLDNQLDAYMSKTKGHLDAELDAYMAQADPDSME; translated from the exons ATGAGCGCTGCCTCCTCCCAAAAAGTTGTCCTGAAAAGCACCACCAAAGTGTCCCTGAATGAGCG CTTCACTAACATGCTGAAGAACAAGCAGCCCACTGCAGTTAGCATTCGAGCCACCATGCAACAGCAGCATTTGGCCAGTGCCCGCAATCGCCGGCTGGCCCAGCAGATGGAGAACCGGCCCTCAGTGCAAGCTGCTCTGAATCACAAACAG AGCCTGAAGCAGCGCCTGGGGAAGAGCAACATCCAGGCCAGGCTGGGCCGGCCCGTCGGGGCTCTAATGcgtggaggagctgctggaggcagaggaggaatgCGAGGGATGACCAGGGGAGGCCTGCGAGGACGAGGCAGAGGAGGACTGATGAGGGGCGCTCTGTCCCTGAGAG GGAAGCGAGTGTCTACAGGTGGGCCCATGCGAGGCCGTGGCTCTGCTGGCCGTCTGGCGATGCGTAGAGGAGGGCGTCACCGTGGAGGAGCCCCTGGCCGTGGTGGAGCTCTATCCAGAGGAGCAGCACGAGGAGGAATAGCCAGAG GACGCGGCGGGCTGCGCGGGCGTGGCGGTTTCGCCGGCCGAGGCGGTCGTGGCCGTGGGCGGGGCCGAGGTGTTGGCCGGCCCACTGTGACCCGCGAACAATTGGACAACCAGCTGGACGCTTATATGTCAAAGACCAAAGGTCACCTGGACGCTGAGCTGGACGCCTACATGGCACAGGCAGATCCAGACAGTATGGAGTGA